GCAACCGGCAGTGGATCGTCACCGCGTACGCGCTGGCGTTCGCCTCCCTGCTCCTGCTCGGCGGACGCATAGCCGACCTGTTCGGCCGCAAGCCCGCCTTCCTCATCGGCGTGGTGGGCTTCGGGGCCGTCTCCGCGCTCGGCGGCGCCGCGACCAACTTCGAGATGCTGGTCACCGCACGCGCTCTGCAGGGCGCCTTCGGTGCACTCCTCGCGCCGGCCGCGCTCTCTCTGCTGAACACGACGTTCACCGACGCCCGCGAACGCGCCAGGGCCTTCAGCGTCTACGGCGCCATCGCCGGCGCGGGCGGCGCGGTGGGCCTGCTGCTCGGCGGCATCCTGACCGATGCCTTCGACTGGCGCTGGACGCTGTACGTCAACGTCGTCATCGCGGTCGTCGCCTTCGCCGGCGGCTGGCTGCTGCTGTCCAACCACCGCGCCGCCACGACCTCCAAGCTGGACGTGCCGGGCACCGTCCTGGTCGCCGCCGGTCTGTTCTCCCTGGTGTACGGCTTCTCCAACGCGGAGACGCACGACTGGAGTTCCTCCGCCACCTGGGGCTTCCTGATCGCGGGCGGTGTGCTGCTGGCCGCCTTCGCCTGGTGGCAGACCCGCGCCGCGCATCCCCTGTTGCCGCTGCGGATCCTGCTGGAACGCAACCGCGCCGCCTCCTTCCTGGCCCTGCTGATCTCCGGCGCGGGCATGTTCGGTGTGTTCCTCTTCCTCACCTACTACCTCCAGCTGAACCTCGGCTTCAGCCCGACGAAGACCGGTGTGGCGTTCCTGCCGATGGTGGCGGCGCTGATGGTGGCGGCACAGCTCGGCACCACGACCCTGCTGCCGAGGATCGGGCCGAAGGCCGTTGTCCCGCTGGGCTTCGCGATCGCCGTCGCGGGCATGGCCTGGCTGACCGGGATCGGGACGGACTCGCACTACGCGAGCGCGGTACTGCCGCAGCTCATCGTGATCGGCGCGGGTCTCGGTCTGGTGATGCCGGCGGCCATGCAGCTGGCCACCGGCGGCGTGGCGGCCGAGGACGCGGGCGTCGCCTCCGCCGCGGTCAACGCCATGCAGCAGGTGGGCGGTTCGATCGGTACGGCCCTGCTGAACACGCTGGCCGCGAGCGCCG
The nucleotide sequence above comes from Streptomyces sp. NL15-2K. Encoded proteins:
- a CDS encoding MFS transporter, with the translated sequence MSQKTLIDSGPEGAVEAPPESTAKRWWILAVIALAQLMVVLDATIVNIALPSAQADLGFSDGNRQWIVTAYALAFASLLLLGGRIADLFGRKPAFLIGVVGFGAVSALGGAATNFEMLVTARALQGAFGALLAPAALSLLNTTFTDARERARAFSVYGAIAGAGGAVGLLLGGILTDAFDWRWTLYVNVVIAVVAFAGGWLLLSNHRAATTSKLDVPGTVLVAAGLFSLVYGFSNAETHDWSSSATWGFLIAGGVLLAAFAWWQTRAAHPLLPLRILLERNRAASFLALLISGAGMFGVFLFLTYYLQLNLGFSPTKTGVAFLPMVAALMVAAQLGTTTLLPRIGPKAVVPLGFAIAVAGMAWLTGIGTDSHYASAVLPQLIVIGAGLGLVMPAAMQLATGGVAAEDAGVASAAVNAMQQVGGSIGTALLNTLAASAATDYLAGKDPTNKLTQAQATIESYTTAFWWSAGFFAASALIAFLLYRRGLPEQDADAAPVVHM